A genomic region of Anas platyrhynchos isolate ZD024472 breed Pekin duck chromosome 19, IASCAAS_PekinDuck_T2T, whole genome shotgun sequence contains the following coding sequences:
- the CEP95 gene encoding centrosomal protein of 95 kDa isoform X2, translating into MQHGSSRIPKQCPILLLDWVDVANELLRRCHITQNIKHLSECGADVFVRLYESILGEKVPDFIATPRTQEDDAHNVQAVIDSLALDYLQVSLSHITGENIVKGERESIKNLLEIFDGLLEYLTEEVSESSSQNGVEINEPPNNKIQVVSPEQLESNGGQLTLPSKLSSVSGSQSELFIRSHDVDGSESTSELIRLGDTAHSFSERGEEFQFPELLPAEVRKDIEELKNSEVIATVSRQFSQAEKAIVKEKEDGSMGFVHTDELQKDGLSSSAKKLGEPIRQAIPLLPPFQPAEARSHDPVERRYQSSASQSSALVNCQELETPTLETSLTQKTEDVCSSLPLSRKIPAGDKMVSSGAENNMAKVPWVYGTSTSASPLDQKFSLHTEQVAQTPRPQSRHLPRKKRFENSTTDSLEESLSPRTTKENLSKQELHQVSEKLSRRLNELDLMLKRALGGHAREEELTDEDNLSQHSDSVMDYRRRKTKQDTPHTKYPVRPRSLSPSSPSSQRQLFSELDVLHSNGKGQMRKICNQLQKEKDERTQEAKVVAKAYEDELRIYEARERLRISKLREEVKEMEQEYKENIFKEPPKMPQPVKVYSRKTTPRNPRYSQWIPKRGTVKPKKAAPMEVRDDDLLLQLLEEFPHLHISNHMMNKMWRQQLAQTEQLKAASGRAKLKLQNEVQQALRKHELLVAIIKKDQDHNKRLQEFKQRICRQKWAQNKVKEKRQQIVRARKYYEDYRVQLRAKMMRARTREERIFKNLFEEGLEIQKQRLKDLRAYAQEMRAEQRREHQNELESMENYYKDQFSMLAEALSQERQEIQTREKAQAQMLQKTKRELRSRMEKEIQQLQTAIMQNDDDTFFQELEADRLKSRLQMASFQYSKSNFS; encoded by the exons ATGCAACATGGAAGTTCCAGAATACCTAAGCAATGCCCTATACTGCTGCTTG ATTGGGTTGATGTTGCCAATGAACTTTTAAGGCGCTGTCACATAACCCAGAACATAAAGCATCTCTCGGAATGTGGTGCTGATGTGTTTGTTCGTCTTTATGAATCAATCTTGGGGGAAAAAGTACCAG atttCATAGCTACTCCTAGAACTCAAGAGGATGATGCACATAATGTACAAGCGGTAATTGATTCTCTAGCACTGGACTACTTGCAGGTCAGCTTGTCACATATCACCG GTGAGAACATTgtgaaaggagaaagggaatCTATCAAAAACCTCCTTGAAATATTTGATGGCTTATTAGAGTATCTTACAGAAGAAGTCAGTGAATCCTCTTCTCAGAATGGAG TTGAGATAAATGAGCCGCCCAATAACAAAATTCAAGTCGTATCTCCAGAGCAGCTGGAAAGCAATGGTGGTCAACTTACGCTGCCTTCAAAACTTTCATCAGTTTCAGG TTCCCAGTCAGAACTTTTCATTCGGTCCCATGATGTAGATGGATCAGAATCTACCAGTGAATTAATTAGACTTGGAGATACTGCTCATTCATTCTCAGAGAGAGGGGAAG AATTCCAGTTTCCTGAATTGTTaccagcagaagtgagaaaggATATAGAAGAACTGAAAAACTCAGAGGTTATTGCAACAGTATCTAGACAGTTCTCTCAAGCTGAAAAGGCCAttgtgaaggaaaaagaagatg GTTCAATGGGGTTTGTTCATACTGATGAACTTCAAAAAGATGGTTTGAGTTCCAGTGCTAAGAAACTTGGCGAGCCTATACGCCAGGCTATTCCCTTGCTACCACCATTTCAGCCTGCTGAAGCCAGATCTCATGATCCTGTGGAGAGACGTTATCAGAGCTCAGCCAGCCAGTCATCAGCTTTGGTTAACTGTCAAGAACTGGAAACTCCTACA cttgaAACATCACTTACACAAAAAACTGAAGATGTCTGTAGTAGTCTTCCTCTATCAAGGAAAATCCCTG CAGGAGACAAGATGGTCTCAAGTGGTGCTGAAAACAACATGGCAAAG GTTCCTTGGGTATATGGGACTTCTACATCTGCTTCTCCCTTAGATCAAAAATTCTCACTACATACTGAGCAAGTAGCACAGACTCCAAGACCTCAATCAAGGCATCTGCctagaaagaaaag ATTTGAAAATTCTACCACAGATTCACTTGAAGAGTCTCTTTCCCccagaacaacaaaagaaaatctatcTAAGCAAGAGCTTCATCAAGTATCAGAAAAACTTTCTCGCAGGTTAAATGAACTAGATTTA ATGTTAAAGAGAGCTTTGGGTGGGCATGCCAGAGAAGAGGAGTTGACAGACGAAGACAACCTGTCTCAGCACAGTGACAGTGTCATGGATTATCGCAGAAGGAAAACTAAGCAAG ACACACCACATACGAAGTACCCAGTCAGGCCACGATCCTTGTCTCCGTCCTCACCCTCATCTCAGCGTCAACTTTTTTCTGAGTTAGATGTACTTCACAGTAATGGAAAAGGGCAAATGAGGAAAATATGTAACcaactgcaaaaagaaaaggatgaaaGAACACAAGAAGCAAAG GTGGTTGCTAAAGCTTATGAAGATGAACTAAGAATTTATGAAGCTAGGGAGAGGCTTAGAATTTCCAAACTCAGAGAAGAAGTCAAGGAAATG GAACAagaatacaaagaaaacatctttaaagAACCTCCAAAAATGCCTCAGCCAGTGAAAGTTTATTCTAGAAAAACCACACCTCGGAATCCCAGATACAGCCAGTGGATTCCAAAACGAGGGACTGTGAAGCCAAAGAAAGCAGCTCCAA TGGAAGTAAGAGATGATGACCTCCTGCTTCAGCTACTGGAAGAGTTTCCCCACCTGCATATTTCCAACCACATGATGAATAAAATGTGGCGTCAGCAACTTGCACAGACTGAACAACTTAAGGCAGCTTCTGGCAGAGCTAAGCTAAAACTCCAAAATGAG GTTCAACAAGCCCTGAGGAAGCATGAGCTTCTTGTTGCAATTATTAAAAAAGATCAAGACCATAACAAGAGACTG CAAGAATTTAAGCAACGTATCTGCCGACAGAAATGGGCTCAGAATAAGGTGAAAGAAAAACGCCAACAAATTGTTAGAGCCAGGAAATACTATGAAGATTACCGGGTCCAGTTGCGTGCCAAGATGATGCGGGCTAGGACACGGGAAGAAAGG ATATTTAAAAACTTATTTGAAGAAGGCTTAGAAATTCAGAAGCAAAGACTAAAGGACCTCAGAGCATATGCTCAAGAGATGCGTGCTGAGCAAAGAAGAGAGCATCAAAATGAGTTAGAGTCCATGGAGAACTATTACAAAGATCAG TTTTCCATGCTAGCAGAAGCTTTATCTCAAGAACGCCAAGAAATCCAAACCAGAGAGAAAGCACAAGCACAA atgctgcagaaaacaaaaagagaattgagatcaaggatggaaaaggaaataCAACAACTGCAAACTGCAATAATGCAAAATGATGATGACACCTTTTTTCAAGAACTAGAAGCAGACAGACTGAAATCTCGACTTCAGATGGCTTCCTTTCAGTATAGCAAAAGCAATTTCTCATAA
- the CEP95 gene encoding centrosomal protein of 95 kDa isoform X1, which yields MQHGSSRIPKQCPILLLDWVDVANELLRRCHITQNIKHLSECGADVFVRLYESILGEKVPDFIATPRTQEDDAHNVQAVIDSLALDYLQVSLSHITGENIVKGERESIKNLLEIFDGLLEYLTEEVSESSSQNGVEINEPPNNKIQVVSPEQLESNGGQLTLPSKLSSVSGSQSELFIRSHDVDGSESTSELIRLGDTAHSFSERGEEFQFPELLPAEVRKDIEELKNSEVIATVSRQFSQAEKAIVKEKEDGSMGFVHTDELQKDGLSSSAKKLGEPIRQAIPLLPPFQPAEARSHDPVERRYQSSASQSSALVNCQELETPTLETSLTQKTEDVCSSLPLSRKIPAGDKMVSSGAENNMAKVPWVYGTSTSASPLDQKFSLHTEQVAQTPRPQSRHLPRKKSRFENSTTDSLEESLSPRTTKENLSKQELHQVSEKLSRRLNELDLMLKRALGGHAREEELTDEDNLSQHSDSVMDYRRRKTKQDTPHTKYPVRPRSLSPSSPSSQRQLFSELDVLHSNGKGQMRKICNQLQKEKDERTQEAKVVAKAYEDELRIYEARERLRISKLREEVKEMEQEYKENIFKEPPKMPQPVKVYSRKTTPRNPRYSQWIPKRGTVKPKKAAPMEVRDDDLLLQLLEEFPHLHISNHMMNKMWRQQLAQTEQLKAASGRAKLKLQNEVQQALRKHELLVAIIKKDQDHNKRLQEFKQRICRQKWAQNKVKEKRQQIVRARKYYEDYRVQLRAKMMRARTREERIFKNLFEEGLEIQKQRLKDLRAYAQEMRAEQRREHQNELESMENYYKDQFSMLAEALSQERQEIQTREKAQAQMLQKTKRELRSRMEKEIQQLQTAIMQNDDDTFFQELEADRLKSRLQMASFQYSKSNFS from the exons ATGCAACATGGAAGTTCCAGAATACCTAAGCAATGCCCTATACTGCTGCTTG ATTGGGTTGATGTTGCCAATGAACTTTTAAGGCGCTGTCACATAACCCAGAACATAAAGCATCTCTCGGAATGTGGTGCTGATGTGTTTGTTCGTCTTTATGAATCAATCTTGGGGGAAAAAGTACCAG atttCATAGCTACTCCTAGAACTCAAGAGGATGATGCACATAATGTACAAGCGGTAATTGATTCTCTAGCACTGGACTACTTGCAGGTCAGCTTGTCACATATCACCG GTGAGAACATTgtgaaaggagaaagggaatCTATCAAAAACCTCCTTGAAATATTTGATGGCTTATTAGAGTATCTTACAGAAGAAGTCAGTGAATCCTCTTCTCAGAATGGAG TTGAGATAAATGAGCCGCCCAATAACAAAATTCAAGTCGTATCTCCAGAGCAGCTGGAAAGCAATGGTGGTCAACTTACGCTGCCTTCAAAACTTTCATCAGTTTCAGG TTCCCAGTCAGAACTTTTCATTCGGTCCCATGATGTAGATGGATCAGAATCTACCAGTGAATTAATTAGACTTGGAGATACTGCTCATTCATTCTCAGAGAGAGGGGAAG AATTCCAGTTTCCTGAATTGTTaccagcagaagtgagaaaggATATAGAAGAACTGAAAAACTCAGAGGTTATTGCAACAGTATCTAGACAGTTCTCTCAAGCTGAAAAGGCCAttgtgaaggaaaaagaagatg GTTCAATGGGGTTTGTTCATACTGATGAACTTCAAAAAGATGGTTTGAGTTCCAGTGCTAAGAAACTTGGCGAGCCTATACGCCAGGCTATTCCCTTGCTACCACCATTTCAGCCTGCTGAAGCCAGATCTCATGATCCTGTGGAGAGACGTTATCAGAGCTCAGCCAGCCAGTCATCAGCTTTGGTTAACTGTCAAGAACTGGAAACTCCTACA cttgaAACATCACTTACACAAAAAACTGAAGATGTCTGTAGTAGTCTTCCTCTATCAAGGAAAATCCCTG CAGGAGACAAGATGGTCTCAAGTGGTGCTGAAAACAACATGGCAAAG GTTCCTTGGGTATATGGGACTTCTACATCTGCTTCTCCCTTAGATCAAAAATTCTCACTACATACTGAGCAAGTAGCACAGACTCCAAGACCTCAATCAAGGCATCTGCctagaaagaaaag cagATTTGAAAATTCTACCACAGATTCACTTGAAGAGTCTCTTTCCCccagaacaacaaaagaaaatctatcTAAGCAAGAGCTTCATCAAGTATCAGAAAAACTTTCTCGCAGGTTAAATGAACTAGATTTA ATGTTAAAGAGAGCTTTGGGTGGGCATGCCAGAGAAGAGGAGTTGACAGACGAAGACAACCTGTCTCAGCACAGTGACAGTGTCATGGATTATCGCAGAAGGAAAACTAAGCAAG ACACACCACATACGAAGTACCCAGTCAGGCCACGATCCTTGTCTCCGTCCTCACCCTCATCTCAGCGTCAACTTTTTTCTGAGTTAGATGTACTTCACAGTAATGGAAAAGGGCAAATGAGGAAAATATGTAACcaactgcaaaaagaaaaggatgaaaGAACACAAGAAGCAAAG GTGGTTGCTAAAGCTTATGAAGATGAACTAAGAATTTATGAAGCTAGGGAGAGGCTTAGAATTTCCAAACTCAGAGAAGAAGTCAAGGAAATG GAACAagaatacaaagaaaacatctttaaagAACCTCCAAAAATGCCTCAGCCAGTGAAAGTTTATTCTAGAAAAACCACACCTCGGAATCCCAGATACAGCCAGTGGATTCCAAAACGAGGGACTGTGAAGCCAAAGAAAGCAGCTCCAA TGGAAGTAAGAGATGATGACCTCCTGCTTCAGCTACTGGAAGAGTTTCCCCACCTGCATATTTCCAACCACATGATGAATAAAATGTGGCGTCAGCAACTTGCACAGACTGAACAACTTAAGGCAGCTTCTGGCAGAGCTAAGCTAAAACTCCAAAATGAG GTTCAACAAGCCCTGAGGAAGCATGAGCTTCTTGTTGCAATTATTAAAAAAGATCAAGACCATAACAAGAGACTG CAAGAATTTAAGCAACGTATCTGCCGACAGAAATGGGCTCAGAATAAGGTGAAAGAAAAACGCCAACAAATTGTTAGAGCCAGGAAATACTATGAAGATTACCGGGTCCAGTTGCGTGCCAAGATGATGCGGGCTAGGACACGGGAAGAAAGG ATATTTAAAAACTTATTTGAAGAAGGCTTAGAAATTCAGAAGCAAAGACTAAAGGACCTCAGAGCATATGCTCAAGAGATGCGTGCTGAGCAAAGAAGAGAGCATCAAAATGAGTTAGAGTCCATGGAGAACTATTACAAAGATCAG TTTTCCATGCTAGCAGAAGCTTTATCTCAAGAACGCCAAGAAATCCAAACCAGAGAGAAAGCACAAGCACAA atgctgcagaaaacaaaaagagaattgagatcaaggatggaaaaggaaataCAACAACTGCAAACTGCAATAATGCAAAATGATGATGACACCTTTTTTCAAGAACTAGAAGCAGACAGACTGAAATCTCGACTTCAGATGGCTTCCTTTCAGTATAGCAAAAGCAATTTCTCATAA
- the CEP95 gene encoding centrosomal protein of 95 kDa isoform X3: protein MGSAERADWVDVANELLRRCHITQNIKHLSECGADVFVRLYESILGEKVPDFIATPRTQEDDAHNVQAVIDSLALDYLQVSLSHITGENIVKGERESIKNLLEIFDGLLEYLTEEVSESSSQNGVEINEPPNNKIQVVSPEQLESNGGQLTLPSKLSSVSGSQSELFIRSHDVDGSESTSELIRLGDTAHSFSERGEEFQFPELLPAEVRKDIEELKNSEVIATVSRQFSQAEKAIVKEKEDGSMGFVHTDELQKDGLSSSAKKLGEPIRQAIPLLPPFQPAEARSHDPVERRYQSSASQSSALVNCQELETPTLETSLTQKTEDVCSSLPLSRKIPAGDKMVSSGAENNMAKVPWVYGTSTSASPLDQKFSLHTEQVAQTPRPQSRHLPRKKSRFENSTTDSLEESLSPRTTKENLSKQELHQVSEKLSRRLNELDLMLKRALGGHAREEELTDEDNLSQHSDSVMDYRRRKTKQDTPHTKYPVRPRSLSPSSPSSQRQLFSELDVLHSNGKGQMRKICNQLQKEKDERTQEAKVVAKAYEDELRIYEARERLRISKLREEVKEMEQEYKENIFKEPPKMPQPVKVYSRKTTPRNPRYSQWIPKRGTVKPKKAAPMEVRDDDLLLQLLEEFPHLHISNHMMNKMWRQQLAQTEQLKAASGRAKLKLQNEVQQALRKHELLVAIIKKDQDHNKRLQEFKQRICRQKWAQNKVKEKRQQIVRARKYYEDYRVQLRAKMMRARTREERIFKNLFEEGLEIQKQRLKDLRAYAQEMRAEQRREHQNELESMENYYKDQFSMLAEALSQERQEIQTREKAQAQMLQKTKRELRSRMEKEIQQLQTAIMQNDDDTFFQELEADRLKSRLQMASFQYSKSNFS, encoded by the exons ATGGGCAGCGCCGAGCGGGCAG ATTGGGTTGATGTTGCCAATGAACTTTTAAGGCGCTGTCACATAACCCAGAACATAAAGCATCTCTCGGAATGTGGTGCTGATGTGTTTGTTCGTCTTTATGAATCAATCTTGGGGGAAAAAGTACCAG atttCATAGCTACTCCTAGAACTCAAGAGGATGATGCACATAATGTACAAGCGGTAATTGATTCTCTAGCACTGGACTACTTGCAGGTCAGCTTGTCACATATCACCG GTGAGAACATTgtgaaaggagaaagggaatCTATCAAAAACCTCCTTGAAATATTTGATGGCTTATTAGAGTATCTTACAGAAGAAGTCAGTGAATCCTCTTCTCAGAATGGAG TTGAGATAAATGAGCCGCCCAATAACAAAATTCAAGTCGTATCTCCAGAGCAGCTGGAAAGCAATGGTGGTCAACTTACGCTGCCTTCAAAACTTTCATCAGTTTCAGG TTCCCAGTCAGAACTTTTCATTCGGTCCCATGATGTAGATGGATCAGAATCTACCAGTGAATTAATTAGACTTGGAGATACTGCTCATTCATTCTCAGAGAGAGGGGAAG AATTCCAGTTTCCTGAATTGTTaccagcagaagtgagaaaggATATAGAAGAACTGAAAAACTCAGAGGTTATTGCAACAGTATCTAGACAGTTCTCTCAAGCTGAAAAGGCCAttgtgaaggaaaaagaagatg GTTCAATGGGGTTTGTTCATACTGATGAACTTCAAAAAGATGGTTTGAGTTCCAGTGCTAAGAAACTTGGCGAGCCTATACGCCAGGCTATTCCCTTGCTACCACCATTTCAGCCTGCTGAAGCCAGATCTCATGATCCTGTGGAGAGACGTTATCAGAGCTCAGCCAGCCAGTCATCAGCTTTGGTTAACTGTCAAGAACTGGAAACTCCTACA cttgaAACATCACTTACACAAAAAACTGAAGATGTCTGTAGTAGTCTTCCTCTATCAAGGAAAATCCCTG CAGGAGACAAGATGGTCTCAAGTGGTGCTGAAAACAACATGGCAAAG GTTCCTTGGGTATATGGGACTTCTACATCTGCTTCTCCCTTAGATCAAAAATTCTCACTACATACTGAGCAAGTAGCACAGACTCCAAGACCTCAATCAAGGCATCTGCctagaaagaaaag cagATTTGAAAATTCTACCACAGATTCACTTGAAGAGTCTCTTTCCCccagaacaacaaaagaaaatctatcTAAGCAAGAGCTTCATCAAGTATCAGAAAAACTTTCTCGCAGGTTAAATGAACTAGATTTA ATGTTAAAGAGAGCTTTGGGTGGGCATGCCAGAGAAGAGGAGTTGACAGACGAAGACAACCTGTCTCAGCACAGTGACAGTGTCATGGATTATCGCAGAAGGAAAACTAAGCAAG ACACACCACATACGAAGTACCCAGTCAGGCCACGATCCTTGTCTCCGTCCTCACCCTCATCTCAGCGTCAACTTTTTTCTGAGTTAGATGTACTTCACAGTAATGGAAAAGGGCAAATGAGGAAAATATGTAACcaactgcaaaaagaaaaggatgaaaGAACACAAGAAGCAAAG GTGGTTGCTAAAGCTTATGAAGATGAACTAAGAATTTATGAAGCTAGGGAGAGGCTTAGAATTTCCAAACTCAGAGAAGAAGTCAAGGAAATG GAACAagaatacaaagaaaacatctttaaagAACCTCCAAAAATGCCTCAGCCAGTGAAAGTTTATTCTAGAAAAACCACACCTCGGAATCCCAGATACAGCCAGTGGATTCCAAAACGAGGGACTGTGAAGCCAAAGAAAGCAGCTCCAA TGGAAGTAAGAGATGATGACCTCCTGCTTCAGCTACTGGAAGAGTTTCCCCACCTGCATATTTCCAACCACATGATGAATAAAATGTGGCGTCAGCAACTTGCACAGACTGAACAACTTAAGGCAGCTTCTGGCAGAGCTAAGCTAAAACTCCAAAATGAG GTTCAACAAGCCCTGAGGAAGCATGAGCTTCTTGTTGCAATTATTAAAAAAGATCAAGACCATAACAAGAGACTG CAAGAATTTAAGCAACGTATCTGCCGACAGAAATGGGCTCAGAATAAGGTGAAAGAAAAACGCCAACAAATTGTTAGAGCCAGGAAATACTATGAAGATTACCGGGTCCAGTTGCGTGCCAAGATGATGCGGGCTAGGACACGGGAAGAAAGG ATATTTAAAAACTTATTTGAAGAAGGCTTAGAAATTCAGAAGCAAAGACTAAAGGACCTCAGAGCATATGCTCAAGAGATGCGTGCTGAGCAAAGAAGAGAGCATCAAAATGAGTTAGAGTCCATGGAGAACTATTACAAAGATCAG TTTTCCATGCTAGCAGAAGCTTTATCTCAAGAACGCCAAGAAATCCAAACCAGAGAGAAAGCACAAGCACAA atgctgcagaaaacaaaaagagaattgagatcaaggatggaaaaggaaataCAACAACTGCAAACTGCAATAATGCAAAATGATGATGACACCTTTTTTCAAGAACTAGAAGCAGACAGACTGAAATCTCGACTTCAGATGGCTTCCTTTCAGTATAGCAAAAGCAATTTCTCATAA
- the CEP95 gene encoding centrosomal protein of 95 kDa isoform X4 has protein sequence MGSAERADWVDVANELLRRCHITQNIKHLSECGADVFVRLYESILGEKVPDFIATPRTQEDDAHNVQAVIDSLALDYLQVSLSHITGENIVKGERESIKNLLEIFDGLLEYLTEEVSESSSQNGVEINEPPNNKIQVVSPEQLESNGGQLTLPSKLSSVSGSQSELFIRSHDVDGSESTSELIRLGDTAHSFSERGEEFQFPELLPAEVRKDIEELKNSEVIATVSRQFSQAEKAIVKEKEDGSMGFVHTDELQKDGLSSSAKKLGEPIRQAIPLLPPFQPAEARSHDPVERRYQSSASQSSALVNCQELETPTLETSLTQKTEDVCSSLPLSRKIPAGDKMVSSGAENNMAKVPWVYGTSTSASPLDQKFSLHTEQVAQTPRPQSRHLPRKKRFENSTTDSLEESLSPRTTKENLSKQELHQVSEKLSRRLNELDLMLKRALGGHAREEELTDEDNLSQHSDSVMDYRRRKTKQDTPHTKYPVRPRSLSPSSPSSQRQLFSELDVLHSNGKGQMRKICNQLQKEKDERTQEAKVVAKAYEDELRIYEARERLRISKLREEVKEMEQEYKENIFKEPPKMPQPVKVYSRKTTPRNPRYSQWIPKRGTVKPKKAAPMEVRDDDLLLQLLEEFPHLHISNHMMNKMWRQQLAQTEQLKAASGRAKLKLQNEVQQALRKHELLVAIIKKDQDHNKRLQEFKQRICRQKWAQNKVKEKRQQIVRARKYYEDYRVQLRAKMMRARTREERIFKNLFEEGLEIQKQRLKDLRAYAQEMRAEQRREHQNELESMENYYKDQFSMLAEALSQERQEIQTREKAQAQMLQKTKRELRSRMEKEIQQLQTAIMQNDDDTFFQELEADRLKSRLQMASFQYSKSNFS, from the exons ATGGGCAGCGCCGAGCGGGCAG ATTGGGTTGATGTTGCCAATGAACTTTTAAGGCGCTGTCACATAACCCAGAACATAAAGCATCTCTCGGAATGTGGTGCTGATGTGTTTGTTCGTCTTTATGAATCAATCTTGGGGGAAAAAGTACCAG atttCATAGCTACTCCTAGAACTCAAGAGGATGATGCACATAATGTACAAGCGGTAATTGATTCTCTAGCACTGGACTACTTGCAGGTCAGCTTGTCACATATCACCG GTGAGAACATTgtgaaaggagaaagggaatCTATCAAAAACCTCCTTGAAATATTTGATGGCTTATTAGAGTATCTTACAGAAGAAGTCAGTGAATCCTCTTCTCAGAATGGAG TTGAGATAAATGAGCCGCCCAATAACAAAATTCAAGTCGTATCTCCAGAGCAGCTGGAAAGCAATGGTGGTCAACTTACGCTGCCTTCAAAACTTTCATCAGTTTCAGG TTCCCAGTCAGAACTTTTCATTCGGTCCCATGATGTAGATGGATCAGAATCTACCAGTGAATTAATTAGACTTGGAGATACTGCTCATTCATTCTCAGAGAGAGGGGAAG AATTCCAGTTTCCTGAATTGTTaccagcagaagtgagaaaggATATAGAAGAACTGAAAAACTCAGAGGTTATTGCAACAGTATCTAGACAGTTCTCTCAAGCTGAAAAGGCCAttgtgaaggaaaaagaagatg GTTCAATGGGGTTTGTTCATACTGATGAACTTCAAAAAGATGGTTTGAGTTCCAGTGCTAAGAAACTTGGCGAGCCTATACGCCAGGCTATTCCCTTGCTACCACCATTTCAGCCTGCTGAAGCCAGATCTCATGATCCTGTGGAGAGACGTTATCAGAGCTCAGCCAGCCAGTCATCAGCTTTGGTTAACTGTCAAGAACTGGAAACTCCTACA cttgaAACATCACTTACACAAAAAACTGAAGATGTCTGTAGTAGTCTTCCTCTATCAAGGAAAATCCCTG CAGGAGACAAGATGGTCTCAAGTGGTGCTGAAAACAACATGGCAAAG GTTCCTTGGGTATATGGGACTTCTACATCTGCTTCTCCCTTAGATCAAAAATTCTCACTACATACTGAGCAAGTAGCACAGACTCCAAGACCTCAATCAAGGCATCTGCctagaaagaaaag ATTTGAAAATTCTACCACAGATTCACTTGAAGAGTCTCTTTCCCccagaacaacaaaagaaaatctatcTAAGCAAGAGCTTCATCAAGTATCAGAAAAACTTTCTCGCAGGTTAAATGAACTAGATTTA ATGTTAAAGAGAGCTTTGGGTGGGCATGCCAGAGAAGAGGAGTTGACAGACGAAGACAACCTGTCTCAGCACAGTGACAGTGTCATGGATTATCGCAGAAGGAAAACTAAGCAAG ACACACCACATACGAAGTACCCAGTCAGGCCACGATCCTTGTCTCCGTCCTCACCCTCATCTCAGCGTCAACTTTTTTCTGAGTTAGATGTACTTCACAGTAATGGAAAAGGGCAAATGAGGAAAATATGTAACcaactgcaaaaagaaaaggatgaaaGAACACAAGAAGCAAAG GTGGTTGCTAAAGCTTATGAAGATGAACTAAGAATTTATGAAGCTAGGGAGAGGCTTAGAATTTCCAAACTCAGAGAAGAAGTCAAGGAAATG GAACAagaatacaaagaaaacatctttaaagAACCTCCAAAAATGCCTCAGCCAGTGAAAGTTTATTCTAGAAAAACCACACCTCGGAATCCCAGATACAGCCAGTGGATTCCAAAACGAGGGACTGTGAAGCCAAAGAAAGCAGCTCCAA TGGAAGTAAGAGATGATGACCTCCTGCTTCAGCTACTGGAAGAGTTTCCCCACCTGCATATTTCCAACCACATGATGAATAAAATGTGGCGTCAGCAACTTGCACAGACTGAACAACTTAAGGCAGCTTCTGGCAGAGCTAAGCTAAAACTCCAAAATGAG GTTCAACAAGCCCTGAGGAAGCATGAGCTTCTTGTTGCAATTATTAAAAAAGATCAAGACCATAACAAGAGACTG CAAGAATTTAAGCAACGTATCTGCCGACAGAAATGGGCTCAGAATAAGGTGAAAGAAAAACGCCAACAAATTGTTAGAGCCAGGAAATACTATGAAGATTACCGGGTCCAGTTGCGTGCCAAGATGATGCGGGCTAGGACACGGGAAGAAAGG ATATTTAAAAACTTATTTGAAGAAGGCTTAGAAATTCAGAAGCAAAGACTAAAGGACCTCAGAGCATATGCTCAAGAGATGCGTGCTGAGCAAAGAAGAGAGCATCAAAATGAGTTAGAGTCCATGGAGAACTATTACAAAGATCAG TTTTCCATGCTAGCAGAAGCTTTATCTCAAGAACGCCAAGAAATCCAAACCAGAGAGAAAGCACAAGCACAA atgctgcagaaaacaaaaagagaattgagatcaaggatggaaaaggaaataCAACAACTGCAAACTGCAATAATGCAAAATGATGATGACACCTTTTTTCAAGAACTAGAAGCAGACAGACTGAAATCTCGACTTCAGATGGCTTCCTTTCAGTATAGCAAAAGCAATTTCTCATAA